From a region of the Pseudanabaena sp. BC1403 genome:
- a CDS encoding response regulator yields the protein MGVIVSTIASTCTYFLWGHPYAAFLLVLESLWVAIGIRYQEKQGRSRNIVVLALSYWLCLGAPLCFIFYFFLLKFGFNSAILVVLKQVINGVFNALIASLCINYLPLRQWFQKRQSDRNQQTIQQMLFHLLLAAVFIPIFTIAILTGAQSFQNINLEIDSQLRASTSSLSSDLKFWHQHNSKILRELAEISTDTQNLERLQFATTTLGKATSSFLSIYITDAEGSILTAFPNTSDSTRASLSKAISKEDIFQQVKSTLSIAFGDIHIDDMTSNPHIDAAVPIFKNNRFNGIVIAALDISHIKNFLTEKSKTWRTEAFLLDRQNKIISSTSPDLLTGQLFDLAKGGEIHTIATDQLQWFPNTKGITAMTRWRNSYYLQQVTISNDIPWSLVIRLSPVPYIDSLEKLHTKILVILLAIILPATIAANFLSRRFARHLAKLMRLTTDLQQNLAAEKDLTWNDSNLKEIDALGYNFQVMANALREKFQEIEEVNQSLEIRIQERTAELLKSEERWQLASQAADDGIWDWNIETGVTFRSDRWRTMLGLDPMIDNEQPLDWVDLIHPEDRDRLLQIQEDYFAHKIPNYITEYRMRCQDGSYKWIATQAKALWNEQDKPIRMVGTNKDITDRKLAIAALEKRESYLTMLVEIQRHLLAENVSTQEYGNILGILGKASDFSSIKLFVCERDKFDEPELKLYSAWFAEYISHPEESVQTRFKQMIVSLQWLSRLANGEIINESLSTSTEAERPILTSKNLHSILMIPIVVSGKFWGFLSFHDYVSDRLRDSVEVSLLRISATSLAMHLERQQAKMEMLKAMQSAQTANRAKSEFLATMSHEIRTPMNAVIGMTSLLLDTELDSEQNEFAEIIRLSGDNLLTIINDILDFSKIESGKLTLDIHPFILRHCIEESLDLLASTAITKGIELAYCIDIDVPEWIVSDITRLRQVLVNLFSNAVKFTSQGAVTLRVSVKEIDQQHQNYQLQFAVKDTGIGIPHDRYDRLFKPFSQVDSSTTREYGGTGLGLAIANQLTILMGGEMSVESEVGVGSTFTFTISTVAHTNEPVREEWDLSLVGKRLLILEDNDISRENLTIFAQTLQMEVLATNSSEQAIAWLQNEKQFDLAIVDAGIPITINADSSSDKCDNCDIRKLMRMNSSSLPLLLLSHSFSCDFLSPDPLTTCLSKPIKRSQLYKSLQKLCSHHPLARSQAKNKDISIFDENFANKFPLKILLAEDNIVNQKIATRFLNRLGYRVDVVASGTEVLASIYRQNYDVILMDVYMPEMDGLTATRRIIAEFTNKPWIIAITANAMQGDREMCLEAGMQDYVSKPIQVKELIQALEKAHSMLHSNQ from the coding sequence ATGGGGGTGATAGTCTCTACGATCGCTAGTACATGTACTTATTTTCTATGGGGACATCCCTATGCTGCATTTCTATTAGTTTTAGAAAGCCTCTGGGTGGCGATTGGGATACGTTATCAAGAAAAACAAGGGCGATCGCGCAACATAGTCGTGCTTGCGCTCTCCTACTGGCTATGTTTGGGTGCACCCTTGTGTTTTATATTTTATTTTTTTCTTCTAAAATTTGGATTTAACTCGGCTATTCTAGTTGTTCTCAAGCAAGTAATTAATGGCGTATTTAACGCATTAATTGCGAGCCTTTGTATTAATTATCTGCCACTAAGGCAATGGTTTCAGAAAAGACAAAGCGATCGCAATCAACAAACCATCCAACAAATGTTATTTCATCTGTTGTTAGCCGCTGTATTTATTCCGATTTTCACGATCGCTATTTTGACAGGAGCGCAGTCTTTCCAAAATATTAACCTTGAAATTGATAGTCAATTACGTGCAAGTACTTCTTCCCTTAGTTCAGATCTAAAATTTTGGCATCAACACAATTCAAAGATCTTGCGAGAGCTAGCCGAAATCAGTACTGATACGCAGAACCTAGAACGATTACAGTTTGCTACTACTACTCTAGGAAAAGCTACATCATCATTTCTCTCTATCTATATTACAGATGCTGAAGGAAGTATTTTGACAGCTTTTCCTAATACTTCGGATTCAACCAGAGCTAGTCTCAGTAAAGCTATTAGTAAGGAAGATATCTTTCAGCAGGTTAAATCTACTTTGAGCATTGCTTTTGGAGATATCCACATTGATGACATGACATCTAATCCACATATTGATGCTGCTGTCCCAATCTTCAAAAACAATCGTTTTAATGGCATCGTTATTGCAGCCTTAGATATCTCTCATATTAAAAATTTTTTAACTGAGAAATCAAAAACATGGAGAACTGAAGCTTTTCTACTTGATCGCCAGAATAAAATAATTTCTAGTACTTCTCCAGATTTACTAACGGGACAGCTTTTTGATTTGGCTAAGGGAGGCGAAATTCATACCATTGCAACCGATCAGCTCCAATGGTTCCCAAACACAAAAGGAATTACAGCCATGACCCGATGGCGAAATTCTTATTATTTGCAGCAAGTTACGATCAGCAATGATATTCCTTGGAGTTTAGTTATCCGTTTGTCGCCAGTGCCATACATTGATAGTCTTGAAAAACTACATACTAAAATTCTCGTGATTTTACTTGCAATTATTTTGCCAGCCACAATAGCTGCAAATTTTCTTAGTCGCAGGTTTGCAAGACATCTCGCCAAATTGATGAGATTGACCACAGATCTTCAGCAGAATCTAGCAGCGGAGAAAGATCTTACTTGGAATGATAGCAATTTGAAGGAAATCGATGCCCTCGGCTATAACTTCCAAGTCATGGCTAATGCCCTCCGAGAGAAGTTCCAAGAAATAGAAGAAGTAAATCAAAGCCTAGAGATCCGCATCCAAGAACGCACTGCCGAACTCCTTAAAAGCGAAGAAAGATGGCAGTTGGCGAGCCAAGCTGCCGATGATGGCATTTGGGATTGGAATATTGAAACAGGAGTAACATTTCGCTCAGACCGTTGGCGCACGATGTTGGGTCTGGATCCCATGATTGACAATGAACAGCCATTAGATTGGGTAGATTTGATTCATCCAGAGGATCGCGATCGCCTTTTGCAGATACAAGAAGATTATTTTGCTCATAAAATCCCTAACTATATCACCGAATATCGAATGCGCTGTCAAGACGGCAGTTATAAATGGATAGCAACTCAGGCTAAAGCTTTGTGGAATGAACAAGATAAGCCAATTCGCATGGTCGGTACAAACAAAGATATTACCGATCGCAAACTTGCGATCGCCGCTCTCGAAAAACGAGAAAGCTACCTCACTATGCTCGTCGAGATCCAGCGCCATCTACTTGCCGAAAATGTCAGCACTCAGGAATATGGCAATATTTTAGGAATACTGGGCAAAGCTTCTGATTTTTCAAGTATTAAATTATTTGTTTGTGAGCGTGATAAATTTGATGAACCCGAACTCAAACTATATTCTGCTTGGTTTGCAGAATATATAAGTCATCCTGAAGAATCAGTACAGACTAGATTCAAGCAAATGATCGTTAGTTTGCAATGGTTGTCACGTCTTGCCAATGGAGAAATCATCAATGAGTCTTTATCAACAAGTACTGAAGCCGAGAGACCGATTCTAACATCTAAGAATCTTCACTCGATTTTAATGATTCCTATTGTTGTTAGTGGAAAATTCTGGGGCTTTTTGAGTTTTCATGATTATGTAAGCGATCGCTTACGTGATTCTGTAGAGGTGAGTCTATTAAGAATTTCAGCAACCTCTTTGGCTATGCATCTAGAGCGCCAGCAAGCAAAAATGGAAATGCTAAAAGCAATGCAATCAGCCCAAACAGCTAATCGTGCTAAGAGCGAATTCCTTGCAACGATGAGTCATGAAATTCGCACGCCGATGAATGCGGTGATTGGCATGACAAGTTTACTGCTAGATACAGAACTGGATTCTGAACAAAATGAATTTGCAGAAATCATTAGGTTAAGTGGAGATAATTTACTCACAATTATTAACGACATTCTCGACTTCTCAAAAATTGAGTCAGGGAAATTAACATTAGATATTCATCCCTTCATCTTACGCCATTGTATCGAAGAGTCCCTAGATCTTTTAGCTTCTACCGCAATTACGAAAGGGATAGAGCTAGCCTACTGCATAGATATCGATGTACCTGAATGGATTGTCAGTGATATAACTCGCTTAAGACAAGTATTAGTCAATCTATTTAGCAATGCAGTCAAATTTACCTCTCAAGGAGCAGTGACATTAAGAGTATCTGTAAAAGAAATTGATCAACAGCATCAAAATTATCAATTACAATTTGCAGTTAAAGATACTGGCATTGGAATTCCCCATGATCGCTACGATCGCCTATTTAAACCATTTAGCCAAGTAGACTCCTCCACAACTCGTGAATATGGTGGCACGGGTCTGGGTCTAGCGATCGCTAATCAATTAACTATACTGATGGGCGGCGAGATGTCTGTAGAGAGCGAAGTCGGAGTTGGTTCCACTTTTACCTTTACGATATCTACAGTTGCTCATACAAATGAACCAGTGCGCGAAGAATGGGATTTGAGTCTTGTCGGTAAACGCCTATTAATTCTCGAAGACAATGACATTAGTCGTGAAAATTTAACTATATTTGCGCAAACCTTACAAATGGAAGTACTAGCAACTAACTCCAGTGAGCAAGCGATCGCATGGCTCCAGAATGAAAAACAATTTGATCTAGCAATTGTTGATGCTGGTATTCCAATTACTATTAATGCAGATAGCTCTAGTGATAAGTGTGACAATTGCGATATCAGAAAGTTAATGCGAATGAACTCAAGCTCACTGCCATTGCTTTTGCTTTCCCATTCCTTCAGTTGTGATTTCTTAAGTCCTGACCCTCTGACAACATGCCTAAGCAAGCCAATTAAGCGATCGCAGTTATATAAATCTTTACAAAAGCTTTGTAGCCATCATCCCCTAGCTAGAAGCCAAGCAAAAAACAAAGACATTTCAATATTCGATGAAAATTTTGCTAATAAATTCCCTTTAAAGATCCTTCTAGCCGAAGATAATATTGTCAATCAAAAAATTGCTACCCGTTTTCTCAATCGCTTAGGCTATCGTGTCGATGTGGTTGCCAGTGGCACAGAGGTTTTAGCATCGATATATCGCCAAAACTATGATGTAATTCTGATGGATGTATATATGCCAGAAATGGATGGATTAACCGCTACAAGAAGAATTATTGCCGAGTTTACAAATAAGCCTTGGATTATTGCAATAACTGCCAATGCCATGCAAGGCGATCGCGAGATGTGTTTAGAAGCTGGAATGCAAGATTATGTGAGTAAACCTATTCAAGTTAAGGAATTAATACAAGCTTTAGAAAAAGCACATAGCATGTTGCATTCAAACCAATAA
- the cutA gene encoding divalent-cation tolerance protein CutA, translating into MSSSEPTLIVIMTTLPDANQAGIIANLLVAEKLAACVQVLPSMTSTYMWEGELCHESEHLVLIKTLQTNYEMLASRLRSLHPYETPEIIAIPAIAVDRDYLLWATSNQ; encoded by the coding sequence ATGTCAAGCTCAGAACCGACTTTAATCGTGATCATGACGACTCTACCTGATGCTAATCAGGCGGGCATTATTGCCAATTTATTGGTTGCAGAAAAACTTGCTGCTTGTGTGCAAGTGTTGCCTAGTATGACTTCCACCTATATGTGGGAAGGCGAGCTCTGTCACGAGTCCGAGCATTTGGTCTTAATCAAAACTTTGCAAACCAATTATGAAATGCTGGCGAGTAGACTGCGATCGCTACATCCCTACGAAACTCCAGAAATTATTGCCATACCTGCGATCGCTGTTGATCGAGACTATCTTCTCTGGGCAACCTCAAACCAATAA
- the psb29 gene encoding photosystem II biogenesis protein Psp29 produces the protein MNTVRTVSDTKKDFYLAFPKPVNQVYRRVVDELLVEIHLLKVNQTFVYDAIFALGFVTTFDRFTVGYKPETDRFAVFHALCSALQFDSDRIRQDATTLSDLATRSTNEIKTLLTNLDSGINIEPLSGQLHTIANKENFKYSRLLGVGLYALLEISNPDDIADSAKREELIKLVGETLKFGSDRLLKDIDLYRSNLDKIEQARQMIADMVEAERKKRAQKEAALVSAATPEPASETPETTA, from the coding sequence GTGAATACCGTTCGTACTGTTTCTGATACTAAAAAAGATTTTTATTTAGCCTTCCCCAAGCCAGTCAATCAAGTCTATAGACGGGTTGTGGATGAGCTTTTGGTGGAAATCCATCTGTTGAAAGTAAATCAAACGTTTGTTTATGATGCAATTTTCGCATTAGGTTTTGTGACAACTTTTGATCGCTTTACAGTGGGGTACAAGCCCGAAACTGATCGCTTTGCGGTATTTCATGCATTATGTTCAGCTCTGCAATTTGACTCTGATCGCATTCGCCAAGATGCCACAACTCTGAGCGACCTAGCGACGCGATCAACCAATGAGATTAAAACCCTCTTGACGAATTTAGACTCTGGCATAAATATTGAACCTTTGTCTGGGCAATTACACACGATCGCTAACAAAGAAAACTTTAAATACAGTCGTTTGCTTGGCGTAGGACTGTACGCATTGCTAGAGATCAGTAATCCTGACGATATCGCCGATAGCGCTAAGCGTGAAGAATTGATCAAGTTAGTAGGTGAAACGCTTAAATTTGGTAGCGATCGCTTGCTCAAAGATATAGATCTATATCGTTCTAACCTCGATAAGATTGAGCAAGCACGTCAAATGATCGCGGATATGGTGGAAGCTGAACGTAAAAAACGTGCTCAGAAAGAAGCTGCGTTAGTTAGTGCTGCAACTCCCGAACCCGCAAGTGAAACTCCAGAAACTACTGCGTAA
- a CDS encoding AMP-binding protein, with the protein MNLARLISETAAKSPDKIAIIFAGKTWTYRDFDRQVQDYANTLDRLGIKKGDRVAVQLPKCVEFLFFHFAILSIGAISLPLNPDYRPQEIVYFLTDSSSSLFVTTSEHLSKVRSAIQHLSELKILLKEELLPPISEAVPLKYSTGDDDIAMICYTSGTTGRCKGAAISHRNLITNIRALHKAWEWSDRDILLHVLPLFHVHGLNVAALGCLYAGATMIMFEKFEPRQVWETLASKNCTLFMGVPTIYQRLINEWGKLEPQPEPTKMRLFISGSAPLSDQQFYQFENITGFRILERYGMTETGMNASNHITPEHRKAKSVGFPLEGVEIRIVDRDGNDVAITEVGEIWIRGANVFQGYWGMPEKTTESFTEGWFHTGDLGFQDPNDGNRLYLVGRAKELIITGGFNVYPKEIENVMESHEAVKESAVIGLPDTDFGEKVVAAIALKDEISTTAEELIAHCKSRLVPYKCPKQIFFVSELPRNAMGKIQKNILAQQINTSLQGNSPYENL; encoded by the coding sequence ATGAATTTAGCTCGGCTAATTTCCGAAACCGCAGCAAAATCCCCCGACAAAATAGCGATCATCTTTGCTGGCAAAACTTGGACTTACCGAGATTTTGATCGCCAAGTGCAGGATTACGCAAATACCCTCGATCGCTTAGGTATCAAAAAAGGCGATCGCGTAGCAGTTCAACTGCCAAAATGCGTCGAGTTTTTGTTCTTTCACTTTGCAATTCTCTCCATCGGTGCAATCTCCTTACCACTAAATCCAGATTATCGTCCTCAAGAAATTGTCTATTTTTTAACGGATTCAAGTAGTTCACTGTTTGTGACTACTAGTGAGCATCTAAGCAAAGTGCGATCGGCGATTCAACATTTATCAGAATTAAAAATCCTACTAAAAGAAGAATTATTGCCACCGATATCAGAAGCAGTTCCTCTAAAATACTCCACGGGGGATGACGATATTGCGATGATTTGCTATACATCAGGCACAACGGGACGCTGCAAGGGCGCGGCAATTTCTCATCGTAATCTTATTACCAATATTAGAGCCTTACATAAAGCTTGGGAATGGAGCGATCGCGATATTTTGCTCCATGTCTTACCCTTATTTCATGTGCATGGATTGAATGTCGCCGCTCTGGGCTGTCTCTACGCAGGCGCAACCATGATCATGTTCGAGAAATTTGAGCCGCGCCAAGTCTGGGAAACCTTGGCATCAAAAAACTGTACCTTGTTCATGGGCGTTCCCACCATTTATCAACGATTGATCAATGAATGGGGGAAATTGGAGCCTCAGCCAGAACCAACAAAGATGCGCCTATTTATATCTGGCTCTGCACCTCTAAGCGATCAACAATTCTATCAATTTGAAAATATTACAGGGTTTCGCATCCTTGAACGTTATGGCATGACCGAAACAGGAATGAATGCCTCTAATCACATTACGCCAGAACATCGTAAAGCCAAGAGCGTTGGATTCCCCTTAGAAGGTGTAGAAATTCGCATTGTTGATCGTGATGGTAATGATGTAGCAATCACTGAAGTAGGCGAAATCTGGATACGTGGAGCAAATGTCTTTCAAGGATATTGGGGAATGCCCGAAAAAACAACAGAATCATTTACTGAAGGATGGTTTCACACAGGCGATCTCGGATTTCAAGATCCTAATGATGGCAACAGATTGTACTTAGTCGGCCGCGCTAAAGAACTTATTATCACTGGTGGATTTAATGTCTATCCCAAAGAAATCGAAAATGTAATGGAATCTCACGAGGCTGTCAAAGAATCCGCAGTAATAGGATTGCCAGACACTGATTTTGGCGAAAAAGTCGTGGCAGCGATTGCTCTTAAAGATGAGATTAGTACAACCGCCGAAGAGTTAATTGCCCATTGTAAAAGTCGTCTCGTCCCATACAAATGTCCAAAGCAAATATTTTTTGTTTCGGAACTCCCCCGCAATGCTATGGGGAAAATCCAGAAAAATATTTTAGCCCAACAAATCAACACTAGCCTACAGGGGAACAGCCCCTACGAGAACCTTTGA